Proteins from a single region of Trichoderma asperellum chromosome 3, complete sequence:
- a CDS encoding uncharacterized protein (TransMembrane:4 (i12-29o49-66i130-149o169-194i)): MAGISDTPFIQSLAVPAVCLLIAFLSYFSQVLFNHSTLDPGPLSRTESTTFNILLLCLWVSYFRAVTVDPGRYVFADQVIEAEGRWCKKCQAPKPPRAHHCRHCQRCIPKMDHHCPWTKNCVSMTTFPHFLRFLVYANVSLWTLSYFFWQRLYALWETRHMPAHLGPTLAALVSLAMSGLVCAITSLALGIMLITTVQGWVLNRTTIEGWEVDRHEANIGRGSRDWWDMTGPDGEPIRFEKVEFPYDIGFFANMAQAMGTSNFLLWFFPLAGNPKISKTGTGTGFTWEENGFNRKEGMWPPLDPEKLRRAGREWGISRRNYEAELEDEGLTPQEQLEAFKRRQEEDMRRRKRRQDVLLAELEEVDGFGSDRDDYDDDETNCNNAMRNWANSDGEYLRDYGVDEDAEEQDEDVPLVELLRRRHVGTTSYSDS; this comes from the coding sequence ATGGCCGGAATCAGCGATACGCCCTTCATCCAGAGCCTCGCCGTGCCCGCCGTCTGCCTGCTCATCGCCTTCCTGAGCTACTTCTCGCAGGTGCTCTTCAACCACTCGACCCTCGACCCAGGCCCGCTGTCCCGCACCGAGAGCACGACATTCAAcatcctgctgctgtgcctgtgGGTTTCGTACTTCCGCGCCGTGACGGTCGACCCGGGCCGCTACGTCTTCGCCGACCAGGTCATCGAGGCAGAAGGCCGGTGGTGCAAAAAGTGTCAGGCGCCGAAGCCCCCCCGGGCGCACCACTGCCGCCACTGCCAGCGATGCATCCCCAAGATGGACCACCACTGTCCCTGGACCAAGAACTGCGTCTCCATGACCACATTCCCGCACTTCCTGCGCTTCCTCGTCTACGCAAACGTGTCGCTGTGGACGCTGAGCTACTTCTTCTGGCAGCGCCTCTACGCCCTGTGGGAAACTCGTCACATGCCCGCCCACCTGGGCCCGACGCTGGCCGCGCTCGTGTCGCTCGCCATGTCGGGCCTCGTCTGCGCCATCACGTCTCTCGCGCTCGGCATCATGCTCATAACTACGGTGCAAGGCTGGGTGCTCAACCGCACGACCATAGAAGGGTGGGAGGTCGACCGCCACGAGGCTAATATCGGCCGTGGTAGCCGGGACTGGTGGGACATGACGGGCCCGGACGGCGAGCCTATCCGCTTCGAAAAGGTGGAATTCCCATACGACATTGGCTTCTTTGCCAACATGGCCCAAGCAATGGGCACGTCCAACTTTCTGCTGTGGTTCTTCCCCTTGGCCGGCAACCCCAAGATCAGCAAGACTGGAACCGGCACTGGATTCACGTGGGAAGAAAACGGATTCAACCGCAAGGAAGGCATGTGGCCTCCTCTGGATCCTGAGAAGCTCCGCCGTGCCGGAAGGGAATGGGGCATCTCACGGCGAAACTACGAGGCCGAGCTCGAGGACGAGGGGTTGACCCCGCAAGAGCAACTCGAGGCTTTCAAGAGGCGCCAGGAAGAGGATATGAGGAGGCGAAAGAGAAGGCAGGATGTGCTCCTAGCAGAGCTAGAAGAGGTGGATGGGTTTGGTTCAGACAGAGACGActatgatgacgatgagacGAATTGTAATAATGCTATGCGCAACTGGGCGAACTCTGATGGCGAATATCTACGAGACTACGGCGTTGACGAGGATGCGGAAGAGCAGGACGAAGATGTCCCCCTTgtcgagctgctgcggcgcagACATGTTGGAACTACATCGTACAGCGATTCATAA